A stretch of the Nostoc sp. HK-01 genome encodes the following:
- a CDS encoding type-2 restriction enzyme Cfr10I produces the protein MTENFLFLNTDGNISVKADMAFIKLYPLLPKETLINEIHEKIYDLVVAKSKEEFNGLQPTPGSLNNCKGRWNEMSFLLTAHNSIIKNTNDIYLVKMPNESSLKFWQIYTHESRAVYEKLVSKLKNQGFFIRCSNPDFVLIKRRVVENFIPNEEEDLLSNLKDLYKNVKNKCEPSDVISFISLKTSNRPDRRYQILYEANITKYASQYIHNAEHRLRFDVIGRSNESDAQVFKAPLLSSIPIFRIENLEEELELLKSLAIDSDTNISTKIELDKYWEIFSSI, from the coding sequence ATGACTGAAAATTTTTTATTTTTAAATACTGATGGAAATATTTCTGTTAAGGCTGATATGGCTTTCATTAAGCTATATCCTTTGCTACCGAAAGAAACACTAATTAATGAAATTCATGAGAAGATATACGACCTAGTTGTTGCTAAATCAAAGGAAGAGTTTAATGGACTACAACCTACTCCTGGCTCATTAAATAACTGTAAAGGGCGGTGGAATGAGATGAGTTTTTTACTGACTGCTCATAATTCTATAATAAAAAATACAAACGATATTTATTTAGTTAAAATGCCTAATGAAAGCAGTTTAAAATTTTGGCAAATATATACACATGAATCTAGAGCAGTATATGAAAAACTTGTATCTAAACTAAAAAATCAAGGATTTTTCATAAGATGTTCAAATCCTGATTTCGTTCTTATAAAACGAAGAGTAGTGGAAAATTTTATTCCTAATGAAGAAGAAGATTTACTATCTAATTTGAAGGATTTATACAAAAACGTTAAGAATAAATGTGAACCTTCAGATGTTATTTCTTTTATTTCTCTTAAAACTAGCAACAGACCAGATAGAAGATATCAAATTTTATATGAAGCAAATATTACAAAGTATGCTAGTCAATATATACATAATGCAGAACACCGACTTCGATTTGATGTTATTGGCAGAAGTAATGAGAGTGATGCACAAGTCTTTAAAGCACCACTATTATCTAGTATTCCTATATTTAGGATAGAAAATTTAGAAGAAGAGTTAGAATTGCTAAAATCTCTTGCTATTGATTCAGATACAAATATTTCAACCAAAATAGAATTAGATAAATATTGGGAGATATTCTCTAGCATTTAA
- the dmnA gene encoding adenine-specific DNA methyltransferase DmnA: MPFLAKRRIDGHNYYQIVRSIRVGGKPRHETLHYLGNYQSAIQKLPKLKGFSNDEKQQLLLRLAKLEGKLDTGEVSLPEKSYECIVCDPPWFYSLRSQDESHRNRIPYTPMKIEKILALPLPELSSRNGCVLWLWFTNNHVAEAVNCIQHWGFEIKTILTWEKVTKEGKPRIGTGHWLRNCTEHCLLATKGQVKAFATMKTLTNEPTIIHAPRREHSRKPAEFYELVEKLCAGMTKLEMFSRQSRPDWDSWGNEVEKFTENN, translated from the coding sequence ATGCCATTTCTAGCCAAACGCCGAATAGACGGACATAACTATTACCAGATTGTTAGAAGCATTCGTGTAGGGGGAAAGCCAAGGCACGAAACCTTACACTACCTCGGTAACTATCAATCTGCAATTCAAAAACTCCCCAAGCTAAAGGGCTTTTCCAATGATGAGAAACAACAGCTACTCCTACGTCTTGCCAAACTCGAAGGCAAGTTGGACACCGGGGAAGTTTCATTGCCAGAGAAAAGCTATGAGTGCATAGTGTGTGACCCACCTTGGTTTTACAGTTTGCGTTCTCAAGATGAAAGCCACAGAAACCGAATACCTTACACCCCCATGAAAATTGAGAAAATCTTGGCTTTACCACTCCCAGAGTTATCCTCTCGCAATGGCTGTGTGTTGTGGTTGTGGTTCACCAACAATCATGTGGCTGAGGCAGTAAATTGCATTCAACATTGGGGGTTTGAGATTAAGACTATACTCACTTGGGAGAAAGTCACCAAAGAAGGCAAGCCCCGCATAGGCACTGGGCATTGGCTTCGCAACTGCACCGAACACTGTTTGTTAGCAACAAAAGGACAGGTCAAGGCGTTCGCAACTATGAAAACTTTGACCAACGAACCAACTATTATTCACGCCCCCAGAAGAGAACACAGCCGCAAACCCGCAGAATTTTATGAATTGGTGGAGAAACTTTGTGCAGGGATGACGAAACTAGAAATGTTTTCCCGCCAATCTCGTCCTGACTGGGATTCCTGGGGCAATGAGGTGGAGAAGTTCACCGAAAATAACTAA